Part of the Drosophila santomea strain STO CAGO 1482 chromosome 2L, Prin_Dsan_1.1, whole genome shotgun sequence genome is shown below.
agaaGTAAGGAAAAATGCGATGACTCATCTTTTTAAAATTCTGTCAATTTTAGACCACGAAAAGCTCATGTCGGATTACAAAGATTGTTTTGAAGAAGAATTTGTATCGTTTcaatataatgttttttttttcacttgtTTACTGTTCGATGTTATGAAGACATTTCTGAATATTATCACGAATTGGTTTTAGTTGTCATGCTTATTACTGAGTCCTTTAAGCCACTTTCCACTGCACACATTCGTCCTGCCAGCAATACTCACCATCAACTTCATGCTGCTGCGTTTATCCTTCGATGGACGGGAATGGAAATCCGTATTCCCAGGTCGTGTGGCACGCGATTCGAGAACTGGGCGAGAACTGATCCCGTTTTTTATCGAGGGGGATGGCTTTTGATCACTATTCCACACGTTCCGTACCACTCTAGGCTGTGCTGTAGACTGTTCGACGGTTAACGGTTTAATGATGCCAACTGCAGCGCCTGCGCGCACTTTTATAGTTGCCAATCGAAAGCCAGGCCAAGTCACTCCGCCGCCGAATGGAATGAATGGATGCACGAAGCGAGTTAAGCCGAAGAGCATACGGCATACGGCATACGGCCAAAACCATCGGCAGCACCAATAATAATCGCAATGGCCCAAAACACACGCGGCGCAGCGAATGGTGAGCGGTACGATGTTTTTGTTATACAtagttgttgtggttgctgttgttgttgttgtggtgttGCCTGTCTACTTTGCCTTCGGTGGTCCGCTGGATTTCGGAGGCGCGAAGTCAACCCAGCCAAGCGCCAAATGCAGCGCCACCGTCTccgcaaaaaccaaaaacaaataccAGAATGGGAATCGAGCTTAAATATACCAAAATTTTGCATActctttaattaaaattggtttaGCAAGCTTACTGCGcttattcaaaaacaaacattgGAGATTGTATGGAGAATGTAGCTTTAAAAGGGAAATTTTGGGTTTCGAACCCAGACTTGCATTTCGTTTTAGCAATAACGTACTGCATTCTTTTATTGCATCAATAATACAAACTAACTATACGAGATGCGCCtaataaaataagtttttcCGTTGCTAGTAAAAGCATATAGTTTGGCTGCACCTTAACATCATATGGAAGTGGTAAAATAATTACCAGCTATATTCAATTATACTTGGTCCTTAGGCGTTAGTGTATGACATTTTGAGTAGATTATTCAACCATTAAAAAGTGCCAAAGCGATCTTAAAAGTCGTAAAGCTCATTGCAGAGGCATAAAAGCAGAAAGCAGATTGCAATATCCAGAGGAGACTCAACAAGTGGGGGCTGCCGAGCGGCTCTTCAGGGGGATTGGTGGAGGAGCATACGAGGGTCTATGGATGCGTGCCATTTTGCTGTTTAATTCGACTACCGTCAGCTGCCGCTTATTTTTGCTTGCTTCTTGTGGCTGCCGCAAGTCAATGCACGTAAAAGGCTTGAGAAACCAAAGCCACAACGGCAACTTAAGCAGCAGGCCCCACAATTTCTGGCTGGTAATTGAATAATACTCATATGGATGGGCCGCCTTCAAGCCACTTCAAGTGATGAGCTGTTCGCTTTGCTGGCGGTTTTCATTTCAATGTTGTTTTTATGTTAATCACAGGTGATTATGTACTTGCTGCTGTTGGAGTTTTATTTGCCAGCACCTCGTAATTGGCGATTGTTCTGTGCACCAATGTAATTGTGCAGCTAGCAACGATCTTCAATGTCCAGTAGGATTAAGGAAAAGATAGACCTGTTGCAAAGAATACTCAAAATATTGCCAGCTACCATTTGTAAGAGTTTTTTTCCTACTAAACATTTGTTGTTAATAATAGGTTTAGATTTGGAGGTATTACATATTCATATCACTAGTTAAGGCAGTCTAGGCAATTAGTCGTAGACTAAAAGTGGTCCAAATTCACATATAAATCATTGGTCATGCTTTGAAAAGACCAATATACTTCAGCTTTTCCTTTCACCGCTTTGAACGCTTTTCCTAATTGAATGCTTTACCAATCCTGGTTGGTTTTTTTCTCCTCTAACAAGTCTTtaccccctttttttttgttcgtgTCACCTGATTTTCCCCTGCCTCAACTGACCACAGACAATCCACTGTCTGGCTGTCATCTGCATCCTTTTACTTTTTCCCCACTCGCATTATGCCATTATCCCATTCACCGGACCCAGCCCCAATGATTCCAGACCAGTTTCCGCGAGGTGGGGACTCAATCTGCTGGAAATGGAGAGTGTGTCAGTCGGTCATACCGTTGTGGTTGTGTCACTGCTCCACATTGGAAGCACCAACCATAACCTAAGACAAAAGGCAGTCACATGGAGTAGAAACAGAAGCTGGCGAACTAAGACGCTACTCCACTCCAATCAAATTCAATCCACTTCCATTGCTGCGTAATTAATACCGCTAGCACCGTGGACAGTAGTGCGAGTCCGAGTCCAAGTGGACCCTGGACGGGGCGGGTCCAGTCTTAGTCCGATTACCTTCCTCGTTATTATGTCAATGGGTCTTCAGTCAGCTGTGGTTTGGCACACATATCGAGTGTAAATATATCACACTTAAAGCATGGATAAGAGTGGATAAAGTGCGCGCCATAACTGCTATTTCTCTTGATTGGTTACGATTAAGATATACAAGTACTACGATCTGCATAGGATTACGTTCATTGttgatatataaatatctgCTACATAAACTATGGCTGTATATAACTATCCATAAAtatccatatacatatatgtaaataacTATCCATAAGACTAATTATTTTCCTAATAATGAAAGTAATCATATTTGGCAATTCAAAGAACTTTCTTTTACCTTAGATCACTGTAGTGATTACTGTAATGATTTCTTATGCTTAGtggtaatttttatattctAATTGATGGTATTAATGGGACTGAAATACCATTATTAAACCTAATTTTTAAGCTCTttgaaatgtaatttcttGTAACCAAGTTGTGGTCTTGCACTCATGTCTAGTACCTTCTAATCCAAGACTTGTTACGATAGCAAATATTTTCTCGCTTTCGTTGCATGCATGCAACTTTCgatttcgtttcgattcgcGTTTGTTGCATGTCTTGACCACATTGTTCGATGCACATTTCCACGACCGCGCGAAAGAGATGGCGCACAGTCAGAAGAAAGAGAGGCAGAGACTGGCGCTTGGAGGCTGCCCCAGCTGATGGTGATATTATGTCATATGTTCGTTTGCAGTGGCGCACGCCTGGCGTCAGAGAGATGATTTTATAGTACATTGTCTAAGCCGCCATCAAAATCGGTTGGTGTGCACTTACTTCCTCGACTTAATTACCATATGCcgccatatatgtatatgtatcaGCTCCATATATGCATACTATCTCTGCGCCATTGTATTGGCACGTCTTTGAAAATCATCATTCGATTGGAGCTTAGCTTCTTTGTGGCGATATTCAGGCTGCAGCTCGTTTGTTTACATTGTTTGTGGCCTGACCTTGCCGCATTTGGCGATCAACTAAGCTTTACATAAATTCACTCATCTATAATATTTTTTCGGTGGGTCTTTATTCACCGACAAAGGTGTCAAAGTTGAACCAGCTGTCGATTGATCATCGATTCTTCGATTTGCATTCGCTGCCTGATTTGTGTAACAATTTATTGTCTCCGCTCGAGCATTCCATTCCACTTCGTTCCCATTTCGAGTTGTGATGTCTCAAATATTGGACGACATCCAGCAAAAAATAGAGCTATAAGCCATGTAGGCGAAAATGACAGTTATGACATTTTATGTGCCGTTTACAAACTGCCATTCAGCTCTTTGTCACCTACAATTGTGGCTGGTTGTTGTTTCGCTTGTGGTTTCCACTTGCCAAGGTGTATGTAGTATAACTGTTTTTGGGTCTCGGCGGTTTAACCGATTCGCGTTTTGTTTACTGCCATTTTGGttacatgttttttttatttttggcttggGCCACCGCAGGGTTCATTGCATTGCTGGTCAAGGTCGAAACTTGGCTGGTTAGCCTGCCCAGCTGAGCGAAAACTTGGCTCTGAATTGGCTGCCCAATATGTGATAGTGGGAAACCTCACGAAAGTACGTCAATAACTCGGTAAGAGACCAAAATGAGTACCTACGTGACAGTAAGgatataaaagaatttttcAAACATAGTATAGATCTATAATGATGTAGAGTATGCAGTAAATGCATGTCCCTTATAGGTTTTAAGATATACCTTTAGTTGTCTACAAAACGTCAATAGTAAATGTCATTGTTTTTGCATTACAATAAAGATATTGATCTTTAATGCACATGGATTAGAAAAGATATGCAGATTGTAGACCGGATTATAACGATTTTAAATGATAATTATTATAAGTGGCAGCCATGAACGTCTTCATGAAAACAGAAAGTAAGACTCCTTGAACTAGAGTTATCAGAAAGGGGAAACCCCAAAAGTTCAATGCCAAATCACTGTTTGCCCACCCAAAAGGTCTATTaggcaaacaaattattaacTATCCACATGATCTGTTCGAAATTCAGGTTAAAGACCATTCCAACGAACTGGCAATACGTGTAAACTGCAATCACTGCCCTCTTACAATCGGTTGGCTGCGATCAGCTCTCAACTCTGCCCAACCGCTCCCTCAATGATCGTTGCAATTAGGGCTCAATTGGGGTTTACGATCTCGGTTTAACGCATCTCTAAGCCGATCGGCGAAAAAAGacttataaaaacaaaaagctggAAATGGGGTCAATGGCAAAAGCATTTGAACTCTTGTTTATTTCCAACGGGAGTGTGTTTATgccttatttttattttggcgtGAAAACTCTTTGAGCATTCACTGTCCGAGAAGCCAagtcaaaaatgttttaacaaTATTTGAGCCTCTTCTAATTGGATCAtacaaaaacttaaatatttactgatttaaataaatactgaTTTATGCAGCTGCAGCTAATCGTGACGTTAACTTTATAAAAATTCGCGGCCTGCAGCCTCTCTGTTTTAGAGGGGAGTACACTAAGCTAAACTGATTAATAAGGAAGTTGAGCCTGCGACCCACCTGCGAGTTTATGCAGATTTTCATTCGAGAAAGCCAGAAAAACCAGTCAAAGGAAAACTATTTATTAGCATAATAATTCCGCCTTTGGCCCAACTTCGAGTTGGCCAGCTGTGATGGGGTGTAATAGTTGACCCATTGACTTAGTCAACAAATTTTGTGTTTCCAGCGAAAAGCTGGCGAAATATTATGAGGAAAATCCGCTGGCTGTCGTCACTTCTTCAACAgaaactattttaaataaagACTTTAATTTCGATTTCAGTTTTGGCCACAAATCTCATTTGTTTCTCGTGGCCATAATTACAACAACACCCCAAGTTGGCAATCAAATGTACGTTGTGTGTTGTTTCTGCAAATTGCGTAAATTGAATAAACATTATGCTGAAGTGTAGCCTGCACGACCTGGAGTTTCTGCATATTAGAAAAATCCGTCACTTCTTcacagaatattaaataaagactTAATTTCGATTTCAGTTTTGGCCAAATCTCATTTGTTTTCGTGCATATTACAACAACACCCCAAGTTGGCAATCAAATGTACGTTGTGTGTTGTTTCTGCAAATTGCGTAAATTGAATAAACATTATGCTGAAGTGTAGCCCAGGGTAGCAAACGTACACATCGGACGGGCTGGTCCGTTTCTTGTCTGCATTTTCGTTTTACATTTGGTAAATCGGTTTTTGCCGCTCTTGGGTTTCTTGCCTTCTGAGGCGAAGCCGAAGTTGTTGCTTAGTGTGAATGTGGAGGGGCGTGCGAGGTGTGCTTCTGCAGTTCTCGGATAAGGTTCATCAATAATTAAgcactttttattatttgtttttgaaaataccTTATAATTTGTTGGGAATGAATTATGATTTTACCATAAATTTAATCAAACTTAATATAAAATAACactttaatatttgtttaaatataattatttataaagtgCAATAAGTCAGTAAAgttgtgtatgtatgtgtaatAGAAGGGaagatttttttattttagtttttgaatATCAAACAAAAATCTCATACAACTTTTACCGCCGACCTCGGctactttaaaaatatagagCGGAGCGTAATTAGGCAGCACTTAAATGACTGTAATTAAcaaaacaactgcaacaaaagcaaaatacGTATGTTAAGAAATAATCTTAGCCAAGACGGGGATGGAGTTTTAATATCCTtgtaatttttacaaattaagaAGCCAAAGGAAACCTAAAATATTACCAATTATTTTAGCCGGCTCCATAAATATACACATTTGTATGTAGGAACATCACTGaagtaatatttataatattccTGCATATGCTTAAAGCATGGAAAAACGCAATATTAAACTTGATTGCGCGAATCGACTTCCGAATATGAAAATAAGTAAGCAGAGAAAGTAAAAGCAGTAcgcattaaaaatacattccTTGTTTTGGCTGGACACCAAAAACGCCAACTCCagttttaataatattaaatactaaCTTAAGAAATTAGTAAAGACTATTCTATTCAAGGCTTAGAGTAACTTACGACCATTTTGAGATGGACAATCTTACTTTAGACATTGCAGAatatattttcagttttttatgGTGCATTGTGAAAATTAAGCTACTTTTCGGTTATTAAAGATCTGTGAttaatgccaaaaataactcatACAAGATTTGTTCGCCTTCAGCGTTCGCTCATTTGGCTCTGTGGGATTGTTGAAATGTGGCAACTGTTTGGGTTTGGAAAATTTCTTTGCAACCGAAATGTTGCGAGCAAAAGAAATTGCAAGTCAATTACCGCTAGACGGTTTGCATGGCGCCATGACGCAATCGCCACATGTGGCAGCCACACAAGAAACCACAACGAAACCAGCCGTTAGCAGCCACAATAATATCAGCCAAGCCGACGTCATCAGCATATCGCTAATTGATTGCGTCTGCattggttgttgctgttgctgttgttattgttgcattcactttgcttttggctttttagGTCGGGCCATTCTCCattgccacacacacattcgcaaTTGAAGCAGCACGAATGAAACGAGTGGCTCCGTTTCTCGGGTTAGGACAAGATCAATGTTGTTGGCGTTGGTCAATCCAGGCAACAGGTTCTCCCAAAACGAAAGACTCAGGCAGCGAACTTGAAACGCGTATTGGCTCTTTCTGGATTGCCTGTCATTGCAGTTGATTGCGCCGATGAATGTTGCTGCTCTAACTCACGTGCATTAATTGTTGCATCACTTTTCCCCGCcttgcttttcatttcgtttttgccaaattgttcACATTATATTTTGCTTAAGTGCCTGATAGATTATATGAGAAGTTGTGGAGTAAAAGGGAAGTAATCCGTTTAAAGCCGCCGGCTAATATACTCGAATTTTGATAGGAATTTATATGCcgagtttatttattattaagacATAGAAAGcgtttgaaaataaaaaatactacatcataatatatatttatgtgtataGTACAGATAAACCCGATTTGCCTTATAACCACCAGAATGAACATttaagtttatatatatataaacatgtaaagtaatatatattttttagaaattttgattttctaaAAATAGTATTATTAAGTTTGCttttcgtttattataatttcaaaatcatttaGGTGCTGAAATTCCCAGTAATTTCCAGGAGTGCTCaaatacataattaaattaaataatgcgACAGTTTATTGAgcaatattattttatttcgtaaAAAATGATTCTGGGCTGGACATTCATGTGCAAACAAAGGCTTTGCTTTTTATCACTCCACAAGTACTTATCATAATAAAACTGAActttactttttattgtttcgcTTGTTTGCTCATTGTGAAATTCACTTATATTGCTTTCTCACTTTAATGGTACTGATAAGCACGGTACATTACATGAAATTAAGTTATCTTTTTTCTACAAAAGAGCTGTTTGCATTTCAGAATTAAATTTTACAATGCTGATTCTATTATCTGATGCTAAGCGTCGCTTTTGGAGAATACGCAAAGTAATTATAAAAGCTAAAACAATTATTAGAGCACCAATTCCTATAGCAACAGCAAATACAAAAGTGTTgtgcttattattattaaatttcgtCAAAGAGCTGGGCGCATTTCCTTGGCCAGATGAGTCCGATTGGGGAGATGATGACTCAGTAGATTCGGTTAAATCGTAAGTTTCTGTAGTCGATGTGggtgtcgttgttgttgtgggtgGGATGGATACACATTTTCCGTCGGTGGATTTTTCGAAGCCTGCACAACacacttctttttcttctaatTTGGTTAAGGTCTAAAGATTTTTGGCCATCTTAAATACAACTTGGTCATTGCCTATTATATGCAGCTTACCACGTCCTTTTTTCCTGCAGGTATATTCAGTTGCTTGAAAAATTTGGCAAGGTTTCCATAGTCCTCCATGGGCCTAGTTACCCTTTCGGTATAATTTACAGTCACAAGCTGAAGACATAAATGAGGATCCCCATCGCAACTAGTGAATGTATATGCCATAAAGTTGACCGccataaacaataatattttatacatttttgtattttcgatACGCTCTTGGAAGCATTCAAACAGGGACTGATTTAACTATTTGAGAATTAAGATACATTTCCGTTTCTGAAAAGGTCATAAGCGTCGAAGAATTTTTGTGAAAGGGAATGGGGTTTATATTTCCCATTTTAAGATGATTTAAGATACAATTTTCTTGTATATatagataaatatataaaatatctaCTAGAAACCCCCTATCTAATCTAATTTTACGCCAACTCTGTGCGAATATATTGGAAAGCTATAGGAGAGATAAATGAAAGCTTGTCTTTAACTCAGACTTTTTCGGTGCATAGCGCTAGGCTTTAAAGATATTGGGTTGGCAGGCAAGCCACTATCACAATACCCACAAAAATTCGtttgtttataatatatttaatgttttattatttcatttagaataattttaagatatttttcacatttttgtcGGACAATTATATCATTTGATTCAAATCTTTAAGTTTCcaacaaaaattttttattttcgctagAAAATTTTATTCAGAGCCCATTCCACTTAGACAGgatttaacttttaaattttatataatatatacaacTAAATTTTTTAGAACTTAACTTACTTCCTTAAGGGTAGAAGCTTTTAGTTTAAAACTTGTTCTTAGCGTTGActctaaaaattaaattcaaagcTTAGAAAAGCTGCAATTTATCACAATTTATTGCATAAATTTGGGGCTACTCACTAAATTTACAGTTTGAAAAACATTGCTTGgaaacaattattttatgaaGGTATTTGACACACGGTAAAGTAGTTCAGATTAATCTACAAagttacaaaataaatacaatttttggaattggaaaaagaaggaaaaataCGTGTATTCACCAATATAAGAATCTCAGTTAAAATATGAATGTTAATATTAGTTGCAACTTTTAATCTTTTAAGTATGTAACGACAATATTTGTAATACTAACTTATAGTTTTAAATGGGATGAAATACTTGAGATCGGTGAATTATTTCCGTTGTTTCAAATG
Proteins encoded:
- the LOC120458066 gene encoding uncharacterized protein LOC120458066; translated protein: MYKILLFMAVNFMAYTFTSCDGDPHLCLQLVTVNYTERVTRPMEDYGNLAKFFKQLNIPAGKKDVTLTKLEEKEVCCAGFEKSTDGKCVSIPPTTTTTPTSTTETYDLTESTESSSPQSDSSGQGNAPSSLTKFNNNKHNTFVFAVAIGIGALIIVLAFIITLRILQKRRLASDNRISIVKFNSEMQTALL